From Carya illinoinensis cultivar Pawnee chromosome 5, C.illinoinensisPawnee_v1, whole genome shotgun sequence, one genomic window encodes:
- the LOC122309423 gene encoding cellulose synthase-like protein D3 isoform X1, producing the protein MASRSFKASRSNLSSTSDAPPEALNKPPMPPTVTFGRRTSSGRYINYSRDDLDSELGSGEFMNYTVHIPPTPDNQPMDPSISQKVEEQYVSNSLFTGGFNSVTRAHLMDKVIESETSHPQMAGAKGSSCAIPGCDANVMSDERGVDILPCECDFKICRDCYIDAVKTGGGICPGCKEPYKNTDLDEGAVDNNGRPLPLPPPNGMSKMERRLSLMKSTKSALMRSQTGVGDFDHNRWLFETRGTYGYGNAIWPKDGGFGNGKDDETVEPTELMNRPWRPLTRKLKIPAAVLSPYRLLIFVRMVVLALFLAWRINHPNNDAIWLWGMSIVCEIWFAFSWLLDQLPKLCPVNRSTDLNVLKEKFETPTLNNPTGKSDLPGIDIFVSTADPDKEPPLVTANTILSILAADYPVEKLACYVSDDGGALLTFEAMAEAASFANIWVPFCRKHDIEPRNPETYFNLKRDPYKNKVKSDFVKDRRRVKREYDEFKVRINGLPDSIRRRSDAYHAREEIKAMKLQRQNRDDEPVEIVKIPKATWMADGTHWPGTWLNASTEHSKGDHAGIIQVMLKPPSDEPLHGGADESKLIDLTDVDIRLPLLVYVSREKRPGYDHNKKAGAMNALVRASAIMSNGPFILNLDCDHYIYNSQAMREGMCFMMDRGGDRICYVQFPQRFEGIDPSDRYANHNTVFFDINMRALDGVMGPVYVGTGCLFRRVALYGFDPPRSKEHHTGCCSCCFGSRKKHYSVESSPGENRALRMGDSDEEEMNLSLLPKRFGNSTFLIDSIPVAEFQGRPLADHPAVKNGRPPGALTIPRELLDASTVAEAISVISCWYEDKTEWGQRVGWIYGSVTEDVVTGYRMHNRGWKSVYCVTKRDAFRGTAPINLTDRLHQVLRWATGSVEIFFSRNNALLASPRMKLLQRIAYLNVGIYPFTSIFLIVYCFLPALSLFSGQFIVQTLNVTFLAYLLIITLTLCMLAILEIRWSGIELEEWWRNEQFWLIGGTSAHLAAVLQGLLKVLAGIEISFTLTSKSGGDDVDDEFADLYIVKWSSLMIPPLTIIMVNLIAIAVGFSRTIYSTIPQWSKLIGGVFFSFWVLAHLYPFAKGLMGRRGRTPTIVFVWSGLIAITISLLWVAISPPSGQDQIGGSFQFP; encoded by the exons ATGGCGTCCAGGTCCTTCAAGGCGAGCCGGTCAAATCTATCGTCAACCTCCGATGCGCCTCCTGAAGCACTTAACAAACCTCCAATGCCTCCGACTGTGACATTTGGTCGGAGGACTTCCTCAGGTCGCTACATCAACTACTCAAGGGATGATCTAGATAGTGAGCTTGGGAGTGGTGAATTCATGAATTATACAGTACACATACCGCCAACTCCTGACAACCAGCCTATGGATCCATCCATATCGCAGAAGGTTGAAGAACAATATGTGTCAAATTCGCTCTTCACAGGTGGTTTCAATAGCGTTACACGAGCTCATCTCATGGACAAGGTGATTGAGTCTGAAACCAGCCATCCCCAGATGGCTGGTGCAAAAGGGTCCTCGTGTGCAATTCCTGGATGTGATGCTAATGTGATGAGTGATGAGCGTGGGGTGGACATTCTTCCTTGTGAATGTGATTTCAAAATATGTCGTGATTGCTATATAGATGCAGTGAAGACAGGGGGCGGGATTTGCCCAGGATGTAAGGAACCTTATAAGAACACAGATTTGGATGAAGGAGCTGTGGATAATAATGGGCGGCCGCTCCCTCTTCCTCCGCCAAATGGGATGTCAAAAATGGAGAGGAGGTTGTCGTTGATGAAGTCAACCAAGTCAGCATTGATGAGGAGCCAAACTGGGGTTGGGGACTTTGATCACAATCGGTGGCTGTTTGAAACAAGGGGAACATATGGATATGGGAATGCCATATGGCCAAAGGATGGGGGTTTTGGAAATGGGAAAGATGATGAAACTGTTGAGCCAACAGAGTTAATGAACAGACCGTGGAGGCCACTTACCCGGAAATTGAAGATACCTGCTGCTGTTCTCAGCCCGTATCG GCTTCtaatttttgttcgaatggttGTTCTTGCACTGTTTTTGGCATGGAGGATCAACCACCCAAATAATGATGCAATCTGGCTATGGGGAATGTCCATTGTCTGTGAGATTTGGTTTGCTTTTTCTTGGCTCCTTGACCAACTTCCTAAGCTCTGCCCGGTCAATCGTTCTACAGATCTTAATgtcttgaaagaaaaatttgaaacacCTACCCTAAACAACCCCACTGGAAAATCTGATCTCCCAGGCATAGATATCTTTGTCTCTACTGCAGATCCGGATAAAGAGCCGCCTCTTGTCACTGCAAACACTATCTTGTCTATTCTTGCAGCTGATTACCCAGTTGAAAAGCTTGCTTGCTATGTTTCTGATGACGGTGGTGCACTTCTAACCTTTGAAGCCATGGCTGAAGCTGCAAGCTTTGCCAATATATGGGTTCCATTCTGTCGTAAACATGATATTGAGCCCAGGAACCCAGAAACGTACTTCAATTTGAAGAGGGATCCTTACAAGAACAAGGTTAAGTCAGATTTTGTCAAGGATCGTAGACGAGTAAAGCGTGAGTATGATGAGTTCAAGGTCCGCATCAATGGCCTGCCTGACTCAATACGTCGCCGATCAGATGCGTATCATGCTCGAGAGGAAATCAAGGCAATGAAGCTTCAGCGACAGAATAGAGATGATGAACCAGTAGAGATTGTGAAGATCCCAAAAGCAACATGGATGGCTGATGGTACACACTGGCCAGGGACTTGGTTGAATGCTTCTACCGAGCACTCTAAAGGTGACCATGCTGGTATAATACAG GTGATGTTGAAACCTCCCAGTGATGAACCACTACATGGAGGTGCTGATGAAAGTAAGCTCATTGACCTCACTGATGTTGATATTCGTCTCCCCTTGCTTGTTTATGTGTCTCGTGAGAAGCGTCCGGGCTATGATCACAACAAGAAGGCTGGGGCCATGAATGCTCTGGTTCGAGCCTCAGCTATTATGTCCAATGGCCCCTTCATTCTCAACCTTGATTGTGACCACTATATTTACAACTCCCAAGCAATGAGGGAAGGCATGTGCTTCATGATGGATCGGGGAGGTGATCGCATTTGCTATGTTCAGTTTCCTCAAAGGTTTGAGGGTATTGATCCGTCCGATCGATATGCCAATCACAACACTGTTTTCTTTGACATCAACATGCGAGCTCTTGATGGGGTTATGGGCCCTGTCTATGTCGGAACTGGTTGCCTCTTTCGAAGGGTTGCCCTTTATGGCTTTGACCCACCGAGATCTAAAGAACACCACACTGGTTGCTGCAGTTGCTGCTTTGGTAGTCGTAAAAAGCATTACTCAGTTGAAAGCTCCCCAGGAGAGAATCGAGCCCTAAGAATGGGTGATTCTGATGAGGAAGAGATGAACCTCTCTTTGCTCCCTAAAAGGTTTGGGAACTCTACTTTTCTTATTGATTCAATCCCAGTGGCAGAGTTCCAAGGTCGTCCTCTTGCAGATCACCCAGCTGTGAAGAATGGACGCCCACCTGGTGCTCTTACTATTCCCCGTGAGCTTCTTGATGCATCAACTGTTGCAGAGGCAATCAGTGTGATCTCCTGCTGGTATGAAGATAAAACTGAGTGGGGACAGCGTGTTGGGTGGATTTATGGGTCCGTGACTGAAGATGTGGTCACTGGGTATAGAATGCACAATAGGGGGTGGAAATCAGTTTATTGTGTGACCAAACGTGATGCCTTCCGGGGAACTGCTCCAATTAATCTCACTGATAGGCTCCATCAAGTCCTTCGGTGGGCTACTGGATCAGTTGAGATTTTCTTCTCCCGTAATAATGCCCTCCTGGCCAGCCCGAGAATGAAGCTTCTGCAGAGGATAGCGTACCTTAATGTTGGCATCTACCCTTTTACTTCAATCTTCCTGATTGTCTACTGCTTCCTCCCTGCACTGTCACTCTTCTCTGGCCAGTTCATTGTCCAGACCCTCAATGTCACTTTCCTCGCCTACCTCCTTATCATCACTTTGACTCTATGCATGCTTGCTATTCTTGAGATCAGATGGTCTGGCATTGAGCTGGAAGAATGGTGGAGAAATGAGCAGTTTTGGTTGATTGGAGGGACTAGCGCTCACCTGGCTGCTGTGCTTCAGGGACTTCTGAAAGTCCTTGCTGGAATAGAAATTTCTTTCACTCTGACATCAAAATCAGGAGGTgatgatgtggatgatgagttcGCTGATCTCTATATTGTCAAATGGTCATCCCTGATGATACCACCACTCACAATCATAATGGTCAACTTAATCGCAATTGCTGTTGGGTTTAGCCGAACAATATACAGCACTATACCACAGTGGAGCAAATTAATAGGCGGTGTTTTCTTCAGTTTCTGGGTCTTGGCTCATCTATACCCTTTTGCCAAAGGGCTGATGGGACGGAGAGGGAGAACACCCACCATTGTTTTTGTATGGTCAGGCCTCATTGCAATCACGATATCCCTCCTTTGGGTGGCAATCAGTCCCCCTTCTGGTCAGGACCAAATTGGAGGTTCATTCCAGTTCCCCTGA
- the LOC122309423 gene encoding cellulose synthase-like protein D3 isoform X2, whose translation MASRSFKASRSNLSSTSDAPPEALNKPPMPPTVTFGRRTSSGRYINYSRDDLDSELGSGEFMNYTVHIPPTPDNQPMDPSISQKVEEQYVSNSLFTGGFNSVTRAHLMDKVIESETSHPQMAGAKGSSCAIPGCDANVMSDERGVDILPCECDFKICRDCYIDAVKTGGGICPGCKEPYKNTDLDEGAVDNNGRPLPLPPPNGMSKMERRLSLMKSTKSALMRSQTGVGDFDHNRWLFETRGTYGYGNAIWPKDGGFGNGKDDETVEPTELMNRPWRPLTRKLKIPAAVLSPYRLLIFVRMVVLALFLAWRINHPNNDAIWLWGMSIVCEIWFAFSWLLDQLPKLCPVNRSTDLNVLKEKFETPTLNNPTGKSDLPGIDIFVSTADPDKEPPLVTANTILSILAADYPVEKLACYVSDDGGALLTFEAMAEAASFANIWVPFCRKHDIEPRNPETYFNLKRDPYKNKVKSDFVKDRRRVKREYDEFKVRINGLPDSIRRRSDAYHAREEIKAMKLQRQNRDDEPVEIVKIPKATWMADGTHWPGTWLNASTEHSKGDHAGIIQVMLKPPSDEPLHGGADESKLIDLTDVDIRLPLLVYVSREKRPGYDHNKKAGAMNALVRASAIMSNGPFILNLDCDHYIYNSQAMREGMCFMMDRGGDRICYVQFPQRFEGIDPSDRYANHNTVFFDINMRALDGVMGPVYVGTGCLFRRVALYGFDPPRSKEHHTGCCSCCFGSRKKHYSVESSPGENRALRMGDSDEEEMNLSLLPKRFGNSTFLIDSIPVAEFQGRPLADHPAVKNGRPPGALTIPRELLDASTVAEAISVISCWYEDKTEWGQRVGWIYGSVTEDVVTGYRMHNRGWKSVYCVTKRDAFRGTAPINLTDRLHQVLRWATGSVEIFFSRNNALLASPRMKLLQRIAYLNVGIYPFTSIFLIVYCFLPALSLFSGQFIVQTLNVTFLAYLLIITLTLCMLAILEIRWSGIELEEWWRNEQFWLIGGTSAHLAAVLQGLLKVLAGIEISFTLTSKSGGDDVDDEFADLYIVKWSSLMIPPLTIIMVNLIAISVGFSRTIYRTIPQWSKLTGGVFFSFWVLAYLYTFARGRPPTIVCVWSGLIAITISLLWVVAISPPF comes from the exons ATGGCGTCCAGGTCCTTCAAGGCGAGCCGGTCAAATCTATCGTCAACCTCCGATGCGCCTCCTGAAGCACTTAACAAACCTCCAATGCCTCCGACTGTGACATTTGGTCGGAGGACTTCCTCAGGTCGCTACATCAACTACTCAAGGGATGATCTAGATAGTGAGCTTGGGAGTGGTGAATTCATGAATTATACAGTACACATACCGCCAACTCCTGACAACCAGCCTATGGATCCATCCATATCGCAGAAGGTTGAAGAACAATATGTGTCAAATTCGCTCTTCACAGGTGGTTTCAATAGCGTTACACGAGCTCATCTCATGGACAAGGTGATTGAGTCTGAAACCAGCCATCCCCAGATGGCTGGTGCAAAAGGGTCCTCGTGTGCAATTCCTGGATGTGATGCTAATGTGATGAGTGATGAGCGTGGGGTGGACATTCTTCCTTGTGAATGTGATTTCAAAATATGTCGTGATTGCTATATAGATGCAGTGAAGACAGGGGGCGGGATTTGCCCAGGATGTAAGGAACCTTATAAGAACACAGATTTGGATGAAGGAGCTGTGGATAATAATGGGCGGCCGCTCCCTCTTCCTCCGCCAAATGGGATGTCAAAAATGGAGAGGAGGTTGTCGTTGATGAAGTCAACCAAGTCAGCATTGATGAGGAGCCAAACTGGGGTTGGGGACTTTGATCACAATCGGTGGCTGTTTGAAACAAGGGGAACATATGGATATGGGAATGCCATATGGCCAAAGGATGGGGGTTTTGGAAATGGGAAAGATGATGAAACTGTTGAGCCAACAGAGTTAATGAACAGACCGTGGAGGCCACTTACCCGGAAATTGAAGATACCTGCTGCTGTTCTCAGCCCGTATCG GCTTCtaatttttgttcgaatggttGTTCTTGCACTGTTTTTGGCATGGAGGATCAACCACCCAAATAATGATGCAATCTGGCTATGGGGAATGTCCATTGTCTGTGAGATTTGGTTTGCTTTTTCTTGGCTCCTTGACCAACTTCCTAAGCTCTGCCCGGTCAATCGTTCTACAGATCTTAATgtcttgaaagaaaaatttgaaacacCTACCCTAAACAACCCCACTGGAAAATCTGATCTCCCAGGCATAGATATCTTTGTCTCTACTGCAGATCCGGATAAAGAGCCGCCTCTTGTCACTGCAAACACTATCTTGTCTATTCTTGCAGCTGATTACCCAGTTGAAAAGCTTGCTTGCTATGTTTCTGATGACGGTGGTGCACTTCTAACCTTTGAAGCCATGGCTGAAGCTGCAAGCTTTGCCAATATATGGGTTCCATTCTGTCGTAAACATGATATTGAGCCCAGGAACCCAGAAACGTACTTCAATTTGAAGAGGGATCCTTACAAGAACAAGGTTAAGTCAGATTTTGTCAAGGATCGTAGACGAGTAAAGCGTGAGTATGATGAGTTCAAGGTCCGCATCAATGGCCTGCCTGACTCAATACGTCGCCGATCAGATGCGTATCATGCTCGAGAGGAAATCAAGGCAATGAAGCTTCAGCGACAGAATAGAGATGATGAACCAGTAGAGATTGTGAAGATCCCAAAAGCAACATGGATGGCTGATGGTACACACTGGCCAGGGACTTGGTTGAATGCTTCTACCGAGCACTCTAAAGGTGACCATGCTGGTATAATACAG GTGATGTTGAAACCTCCCAGTGATGAACCACTACATGGAGGTGCTGATGAAAGTAAGCTCATTGACCTCACTGATGTTGATATTCGTCTCCCCTTGCTTGTTTATGTGTCTCGTGAGAAGCGTCCGGGCTATGATCACAACAAGAAGGCTGGGGCCATGAATGCTCTGGTTCGAGCCTCAGCTATTATGTCCAATGGCCCCTTCATTCTCAACCTTGATTGTGACCACTATATTTACAACTCCCAAGCAATGAGGGAAGGCATGTGCTTCATGATGGATCGGGGAGGTGATCGCATTTGCTATGTTCAGTTTCCTCAAAGGTTTGAGGGTATTGATCCGTCCGATCGATATGCCAATCACAACACTGTTTTCTTTGACATCAACATGCGAGCTCTTGATGGGGTTATGGGCCCTGTCTATGTCGGAACTGGTTGCCTCTTTCGAAGGGTTGCCCTTTATGGCTTTGACCCACCGAGATCTAAAGAACACCACACTGGTTGCTGCAGTTGCTGCTTTGGTAGTCGTAAAAAGCATTACTCAGTTGAAAGCTCCCCAGGAGAGAATCGAGCCCTAAGAATGGGTGATTCTGATGAGGAAGAGATGAACCTCTCTTTGCTCCCTAAAAGGTTTGGGAACTCTACTTTTCTTATTGATTCAATCCCAGTGGCAGAGTTCCAAGGTCGTCCTCTTGCAGATCACCCAGCTGTGAAGAATGGACGCCCACCTGGTGCTCTTACTATTCCCCGTGAGCTTCTTGATGCATCAACTGTTGCAGAGGCAATCAGTGTGATCTCCTGCTGGTATGAAGATAAAACTGAGTGGGGACAGCGTGTTGGGTGGATTTATGGGTCCGTGACTGAAGATGTGGTCACTGGGTATAGAATGCACAATAGGGGGTGGAAATCAGTTTATTGTGTGACCAAACGTGATGCCTTCCGGGGAACTGCTCCAATTAATCTCACTGATAGGCTCCATCAAGTCCTTCGGTGGGCTACTGGATCAGTTGAGATTTTCTTCTCCCGTAATAATGCCCTCCTGGCCAGCCCGAGAATGAAGCTTCTGCAGAGGATAGCGTACCTTAATGTTGGCATCTACCCTTTTACTTCAATCTTCCTGATTGTCTACTGCTTCCTCCCTGCACTGTCACTCTTCTCTGGCCAGTTCATTGTCCAGACCCTCAATGTCACTTTCCTCGCCTACCTCCTTATCATCACTTTGACTCTATGCATGCTTGCTATTCTTGAGATCAGATGGTCTGGCATTGAGCTGGAAGAATGGTGGAGAAATGAGCAGTTTTGGTTGATTGGAGGGACTAGCGCTCACCTGGCTGCTGTGCTTCAGGGACTTCTGAAAGTCCTTGCTGGAATAGAAATTTCTTTCACTCTGACATCAAAATCAGGAGGTgatgatgtggatgatgagttcGCTGATCTCTATATTGTCAAATGGTC